One segment of Castanea sativa cultivar Marrone di Chiusa Pesio chromosome 3, ASM4071231v1 DNA contains the following:
- the LOC142627109 gene encoding putative nucleolar protein 5-1: protein MLVLFETPAGFALFKVLDEGKLNKVEDLNKDFSTAETARKVVKLKAFSKFENTSEALEAATLLIDSKPSKGLRKFLRVHCDGETLAVADSKLGNIIKEKLKIECVHNQPVMELMRGVRSQLSELISGLGVQDLAPMSLGLSHSLSRYKLKFSADKVDTMIIQAIGLLDDLDKELNTYAMRVREWYGWHFPELTKIIQDNILYAKTVKLMGDRVNAAQLDFSEILAEEVEIELKEAAMISMGTEVSDLDLINIKELCDQVLSLSEYRAQLYDYLKSRMNTIAPNLTALVGELVGARLIAHGGSLMNLAKQPGSTVQILGAEKALFRALKTKHATPKYGLIYHASLIGQAAPKNKGKISRSLAAKAALAIRCDALGDGQDNSMGLENRAKLEVRLRKLEGKELGRSAGSAKGKPKIEVYDKDRKKGAGGLINAAKTYNPSVDSVLVQTLNAAAGNEEEKVTKKRKAEEAAEEALATVEDKKEKKKKEKKEKKKKADEGDNGNDHAEPEHEEKEKKKKEKKKKKTDEGETAIPINGDNHAEPEGEEVVTKEKKKKRKHSAEVQNGDEIVDAGERKKKKRKHAEQEDESEVLSKKEKKKKKKSED, encoded by the exons ATGCTTGTGTTGTTCGAAACCCCGGCGGGGTTTGCCCTGTTCAAAGTTTTGGATGAAGGGAAGCTCAACAAAGTAGAG GACTTGAATAAGGATTTTTCCACTGCAGAGACTGCTAGAAAA GTGGTGAAGCTGAAAGCATTTTCCAAGTTCGAGAATACGTCAGAAGCTTTGGAAGCAGCGACTTTGTTGATTGATAGCAAACCCAGCAAGGGACTCCGCAAGTTCTTGCGTGTTCACTGTGATGGTGAAACATTAGCTGTGGCTGATTCAAAGCTTGGGAAtatcattaaagaaaaactG AAAATAGAATGTGTCCACAACCAGCCTGTTATGGAGTTGATGAGAGGTGTCAGGTCTCAGCTGAGTGAGCTGATATCTGGCCTAGGAGTTCAAGATTTGGCACCAATGAGCTTGGGTTTATCTCATAGCTTATCTAGATACAAGCTAAAGTTCAGTGCTGATAAG GTGGACACGATGATCATTCAGGCCATTGGTTTGCTTGATGACCTTGATAAAGAACTTAACACATATGCAATGAGGGTTAGAGAATGGTATGGTTGGCATTTTCCTGAGCTCACGAAGATTATCCAGGACAATATCCTTTATGCGAAAACTGTGAAGCTTATGGGTGACCGTGTTAATGCTGCACAGCTTGATTTTTCTGAG atattgGCGGAGGAGGTTGAAATAGAATTGAAGGAAGCAGCTATGATATCCATGGGAACTGAAGTTAGTGACCTTGATTTGATAAATATTAAAGAACTCTGTGACCAGGTTCTTTCTCTTTCCGAGTACAGAGCTCAACTATATGATTATCTAAAAAGCAGGATGAACACCATTGCACCAAATTTGACTGCACTTGTTGGAGAGCTTGTTGGTGCTCGCCTCATTGCTCATGGGGGCAGTTTGATGAATCTTGCAAAGCAGCCTGGTAGCACAGTCCAGATTCTTGGTGCTGAAAAGGCTCTCTTCAGAGCCCTGAAGACTAAGCATGCTACTCCCAAATATGGGCTTATCTACCATGCGTCCTTGATTGGTCAGGCAGCACCAAAGAATAAGGGAAAAATATCTCGGTCACTGGCTGCAAAAGCTGCATTAGCAATTAGATGTGATGCTCTTGGAGATGGTCAAGATAATTCTATGGGCTTAGAGAACCGAGCCAAG CTTGAAGTACGGTTAAGGAAACTTGAAGGCAAAGAATTGGGTCGCTCTGCTGGGTCAGCTAAGGGCAAACCTAAGATAGAAGTCTATGACAAGGATCGAAAGAAGGGAGCTGGTGGATTGATTAATGCTGCCAAG ACTTATAATCCTTCAGTGGATTCTGTTCTTGTGCAAACCTTAAATGCTGCCGCTGGCAATGAGGAGGAAAAAGTCACAAAGAAGAGGAAAGCAGAGGAAGCAGCAGAGGAGGCTCTTGCTACCGTTGAAGataagaaggagaagaagaagaaggagaagaaagagaagaagaagaaagcggATGAGGGGGACAACGGAAATGACCATGCCGAACCAGAAcatgaagagaaagagaagaagaaaaaggagaagaaaaagaagaaaactgaTGAGGGGGAGACAGCCATTCCCATTAATGGAGACAATCATGCGGAGCCAGAAGGTGAAGAGGTGGTgacaaaggaaaagaagaaaaagaggaaacaTTCAGCTGAGGTACAGAACGGAGATGAAATTGTTGATGCAGgtgaaaggaagaagaagaaaagaaagcatgCTGAACAAGAAGATGAATCTGAAGTGCTAAgcaagaaggaaaagaagaagaagaagaaaagcgAGGATTGA